A stretch of Alkalicella caledoniensis DNA encodes these proteins:
- the prfB gene encoding peptide chain release factor 2 (programmed frameshift), whose amino-acid sequence MISELRNKLKVVDKRLNDLSVSLDVALKEENIKALEGQMAEPDFWDDREKSQGVIDELTELKDIVNKFKDINEQLANFNEMLELLEMEEDPEFEKDMAKGVESLEKQLEILELSQLLSGKYDHNNAIVSLHPGAGGLESYDWAEMLYRMYLRWSEKKGFKVDILDYLADMEAGIKSVTILIKGRNAFGYLKGEKGVHRLVRISPFDSSGRRHTSFASVDVLPEIEDGEEIKIAPEDLKTDTYRASGAGGQHVNKTDSAVRITHLPTGIVVQCQNERSQHSNRAAAMKILAARLAEKQRLEQQKELDTIRGEQMDIGWGSQIRSYVFHPYSMVKDHRTSVEVGNTQGVLDGDLDKFMDGYLKYLVESKKS is encoded by the exons ATGATTTCTGAACTACGAAATAAGTTAAAGGTAGTTGATAAACGTCTAAACGATTTGAGTGTTTCCCTT GATGTAGCTTTAAAAGAAGAAAATATCAAAGCCTTAGAGGGTCAAATGGCAGAACCAGACTTTTGGGATGACAGGGAAAAGTCTCAAGGGGTAATAGATGAATTGACAGAGCTAAAGGATATAGTCAATAAATTCAAGGATATAAATGAGCAACTTGCCAATTTCAATGAGATGCTAGAACTTCTAGAAATGGAAGAAGACCCTGAATTTGAAAAGGATATGGCAAAGGGTGTCGAATCCTTAGAGAAACAATTGGAAATCCTAGAATTAAGCCAATTATTGTCTGGGAAATATGATCACAACAACGCCATAGTATCCCTTCATCCTGGGGCAGGTGGCTTAGAGTCTTATGACTGGGCAGAAATGCTTTACCGTATGTACCTGCGATGGAGCGAGAAAAAAGGTTTTAAAGTAGATATACTTGATTATCTCGCTGATATGGAAGCAGGAATTAAAAGTGTAACCATACTTATAAAAGGTAGAAATGCTTTTGGTTATCTAAAAGGTGAAAAAGGTGTGCATCGTCTAGTAAGGATATCTCCCTTTGATTCTTCAGGTAGGCGCCATACCTCCTTTGCATCTGTGGATGTTCTTCCAGAGATTGAAGATGGTGAAGAGATAAAAATAGCACCTGAAGATCTTAAGACAGATACCTACCGTGCCAGTGGAGCTGGTGGACAACATGTAAACAAAACTGATTCAGCTGTTCGAATAACTCATTTGCCTACAGGTATAGTTGTACAGTGTCAAAATGAGAGATCTCAGCACTCTAACAGAGCCGCTGCCATGAAAATACTAGCTGCTAGATTAGCGGAAAAACAAAGACTAGAACAACAAAAAGAGTTAGATACTATAAGGGGAGAACAGATGGATATAGGCTGGGGAAGCCAGATTCGCTCATATGTTTTCCATCCATACAGCATGGTTAAAGATCACAGAACTAGTGTAGAAGTTGGCAACACCCAAGGTGTGCTAGATGGTGATTTAGACAAATTCATGGATGGTTATTTAAAGTATCTAGTGGAGAGTAAAAAATCATGA
- the secA gene encoding preprotein translocase subunit SecA: protein MIGFVSKIFGSSNDKEIKKLSKLVDKVNSFESTIKGLSDEQLKDKTNEFKARLNKGETLDAILPEAFAVVREASVRVIGMRHFDVQILGGIVLHQGRISEMKTGEGKTLVSTLPAYLNALTGKGVHIITVNDYLATRDSEWMGKVHEFLGLSVGLIVHGLNSEERRHAYACDITYGTNNEFGFDYLRDNMAIYKENLVQRNLTYAIIDEVDSILIDEARTPLIISGQVDQDISMYYRYAKLIPRLRKEEHYAIDEKANSVVLTEDGVKEVEKQLNIENLFDDENMEVSHHVNQALRAHVMMKRDKDYVVQNNQVVIVDEFTGRLMQGRRYSNGLHQAIEAKENVRIEKESQTLASITFQNYFRMYDKLSGMTGTAITEEEEFRKIYGLDVVVIPTNAPMVRKDLPDTVYRSEPGKITAIIDQIEECNKTGQPVLVGTISIEKSELLSDALKKKGIPHTVLNAKYHEKEAEIVASAGQRGAVTIATNMAGRGTDIVLGEGVKELGGLYIIGTERHESRRIDNQLRGRAGRQGDPGASQFFISLEDDLMRLFGSEKIMGMMDKLGMDDSMPIEAGLISKAIENAQKRVEGKNFDIRKHVLQFDDVMNTQREIIYKQRREILMGEKLKDKIIGMVEKVVQKSVDLYANKELYPEDYDLKGLLEYAETIYLMPHDVKLEQVEGLHRDEIYELFVEKFKENYSIREEQMQGMMEELERVVVLRTVDTKWMDHIDAMDDLRQGIGLRAFGQKDPLTEYKFEAFNMFEGMIESIQEDVARLIFRVQLTQTPMRRAVAVANDTPAAGEGDPNKPSQGPNQSPAKSNKVGRNDPCPCGSGKKYKKCCG from the coding sequence ATGATAGGATTTGTATCAAAAATATTCGGATCATCCAATGACAAAGAAATTAAGAAACTATCAAAACTAGTTGATAAAGTAAACAGCTTTGAAAGCACCATAAAAGGGTTATCAGACGAACAACTAAAGGATAAAACAAATGAATTTAAAGCAAGGCTCAATAAAGGTGAAACACTAGATGCTATTTTACCTGAAGCCTTTGCTGTAGTAAGGGAAGCATCCGTCAGGGTTATTGGTATGCGTCACTTTGATGTCCAAATCCTCGGTGGTATTGTATTGCATCAAGGAAGAATATCTGAGATGAAAACAGGTGAAGGTAAAACCCTTGTTTCTACTTTGCCAGCTTACCTAAATGCCTTAACTGGAAAAGGTGTGCATATCATAACAGTAAATGACTACCTTGCCACAAGGGATAGTGAGTGGATGGGTAAGGTCCATGAATTCTTAGGGCTAAGTGTAGGTCTAATTGTCCATGGTTTGAATTCTGAAGAACGAAGACATGCATATGCATGTGATATCACATATGGTACAAACAACGAGTTTGGATTTGACTACTTAAGGGATAACATGGCCATATACAAGGAAAACCTTGTACAAAGAAACCTTACCTATGCTATTATCGATGAGGTGGACAGCATACTAATCGATGAAGCTAGAACCCCACTTATCATCTCTGGTCAAGTTGATCAAGATATAAGCATGTACTACCGTTACGCTAAGCTAATTCCAAGACTGCGAAAAGAAGAGCATTACGCCATCGATGAAAAAGCCAACTCAGTTGTGTTAACGGAAGATGGTGTAAAAGAAGTTGAAAAGCAGCTTAACATAGAAAACCTTTTTGATGATGAAAACATGGAAGTATCCCATCATGTTAATCAAGCCCTAAGGGCTCATGTAATGATGAAAAGGGATAAGGATTATGTTGTTCAAAACAACCAAGTTGTTATAGTAGATGAGTTCACTGGTCGTTTAATGCAAGGTAGGAGATATAGTAATGGTCTTCACCAAGCCATTGAAGCAAAGGAAAACGTCCGTATTGAAAAGGAAAGTCAAACCCTGGCATCTATCACATTCCAAAATTACTTTAGAATGTATGACAAATTATCTGGTATGACAGGTACAGCTATAACTGAAGAAGAAGAGTTCAGAAAGATCTATGGCTTAGATGTAGTTGTAATACCTACAAATGCACCTATGGTCCGTAAAGACTTGCCTGACACAGTTTATAGGTCAGAACCTGGCAAGATAACGGCCATTATAGATCAAATTGAAGAATGCAATAAAACAGGTCAGCCTGTTCTTGTAGGTACAATTAGTATAGAAAAATCAGAGTTGTTATCTGATGCCCTAAAGAAAAAAGGAATCCCCCACACTGTACTTAACGCTAAGTATCACGAAAAAGAAGCAGAAATAGTTGCCAGTGCTGGTCAAAGGGGAGCTGTAACCATAGCTACAAACATGGCAGGTAGGGGTACTGACATTGTACTAGGTGAAGGTGTAAAAGAGCTTGGTGGTTTATATATTATAGGTACTGAGCGTCATGAAAGTAGAAGGATTGATAACCAGCTTCGTGGTAGAGCAGGTCGTCAAGGTGACCCTGGGGCGTCCCAGTTCTTCATATCCCTTGAAGATGACCTCATGAGACTATTTGGCTCAGAAAAAATCATGGGAATGATGGATAAACTTGGTATGGATGATTCCATGCCAATAGAAGCAGGTCTTATTAGTAAGGCCATTGAAAATGCACAAAAACGTGTGGAAGGTAAAAACTTTGATATTCGTAAACATGTACTGCAATTTGACGATGTAATGAATACCCAAAGGGAAATCATCTATAAACAAAGAAGAGAAATCCTTATGGGTGAAAAGCTAAAGGATAAAATAATTGGCATGGTGGAAAAGGTTGTACAAAAATCTGTAGACCTATATGCAAACAAAGAGCTTTATCCAGAGGATTATGACCTTAAAGGGCTGCTTGAATATGCAGAAACAATTTACCTCATGCCCCATGATGTAAAACTTGAACAAGTAGAAGGTCTGCATAGGGATGAAATCTACGAACTTTTTGTAGAAAAATTTAAAGAAAACTACAGCATCCGTGAAGAACAAATGCAAGGCATGATGGAAGAACTAGAAAGAGTAGTTGTCCTAAGAACTGTAGATACCAAGTGGATGGATCATATAGATGCAATGGATGACCTACGTCAAGGTATCGGACTAAGGGCCTTTGGTCAAAAGGATCCACTAACTGAATACAAATTTGAAGCATTTAATATGTTTGAAGGTATGATTGAAAGTATTCAAGAGGATGTAGCTAGGCTAATCTTTAGGGTTCAACTTACACAAACGCCTATGAGAAGGGCAGTGGCTGTTGCAAACGATACTCCTGCAGCAGGTGAAGGTGATCCCAACAAGCCAAGTCAAGGACCAAACCAGAGCCCTGCTAAGAGTAATAAAGTAGGTAGAAATGACCCATGCCCTTGTGGTAGTGGGAAAAAATATAAGAAATGCTGTGGCTAA
- the mobA gene encoding molybdenum cofactor guanylyltransferase: MQIDVELSILAGGKSTRMGVHKGSLSLGEKNFVDHIICNIGNLFPSISVIDNGLQETKIPGVSYHGDALEIASKSSLLGIHSALYHSRAPQTFILGCDTPLVNPKVVEYIISQKDKGDIVVCMADGRFQPLYGIYHKKVLPRVEETLLQDLHKIKMLLDEFDTYYIPEQELMELDPEMNFIKNFNTYADYQRLLEKGVNVLSTDLQDLYDLQGKEKRKN; this comes from the coding sequence ATGCAGATTGATGTTGAACTTAGTATTTTGGCGGGGGGGAAGTCAACTCGCATGGGTGTACATAAAGGTAGCCTTTCCCTTGGGGAAAAAAACTTTGTTGACCATATAATATGTAATATAGGGAATCTGTTTCCATCCATAAGTGTCATAGATAACGGGCTACAGGAAACTAAAATTCCAGGTGTAAGTTACCATGGAGATGCCCTGGAAATAGCTAGTAAGAGCTCTCTTTTAGGTATTCACAGTGCACTGTATCACAGCAGGGCCCCCCAGACTTTTATCTTAGGATGTGACACACCCCTTGTTAATCCGAAAGTAGTGGAGTATATAATATCACAAAAGGACAAAGGGGATATTGTAGTATGTATGGCAGATGGACGCTTTCAGCCACTGTATGGTATATACCATAAAAAGGTGTTGCCGAGGGTAGAAGAAACTCTTTTACAGGACCTACATAAAATAAAGATGCTCCTAGACGAATTTGATACATACTACATACCAGAACAAGAACTTATGGAACTTGACCCAGAGATGAATTTTATCAAGAATTTCAATACATATGCGGATTATCAAAGGCTTTTAGAAAAAGGAGTTAATGTCTTATCCACTGATCTACAGGATCTTTATGATCTTCAGGGCAAAGAAAAAAGGAAAAACTGA
- a CDS encoding PspC domain-containing protein, producing the protein MARKLYRSRNDRKVAGVCGGIAEYFDLDPSLIRIGWVLFILFGGSGLLAYIIAAIIIPDSY; encoded by the coding sequence ATGGCAAGAAAGTTATATCGTTCAAGAAATGACAGAAAAGTAGCTGGTGTTTGTGGAGGAATCGCAGAATACTTCGATCTAGACCCTTCTTTGATAAGAATTGGATGGGTATTATTTATATTATTCGGAGGCTCAGGGCTTCTAGCATATATCATAGCTGCAATAATAATCCCAGATAGCTACTAA
- a CDS encoding PspC domain-containing protein: MKKRLYRSRRDTVISGVCGGIADYLNVDPVIVRVLAVLIGFASGNGILIYIIAAIAIPKEPSVISRTNTDEADSYDANKDYVDTEYNANEKTYSTQEEAGQKRGTAGMLLGIILISLGLFFLAGNFVDLRYLFRINMNYVWSFFNYLGNFFWYIGRFSNYIWPVFLIALGLVFFIKSK; the protein is encoded by the coding sequence ATGAAAAAGAGATTATATCGCTCCCGTAGGGATACTGTAATTAGTGGTGTATGTGGAGGTATTGCTGATTACCTAAACGTGGACCCGGTAATAGTTAGAGTATTAGCTGTCCTTATTGGGTTTGCCAGTGGTAATGGAATACTCATTTACATTATAGCTGCCATTGCCATACCTAAAGAGCCTTCAGTTATATCAAGGACTAATACAGATGAGGCTGATAGCTATGATGCTAACAAAGATTACGTAGATACAGAGTATAATGCAAATGAAAAAACGTATTCAACTCAAGAAGAGGCAGGGCAAAAACGAGGAACAGCGGGAATGTTATTAGGTATTATTTTGATTTCTTTAGGTTTATTTTTCCTAGCTGGTAACTTCGTTGACTTAAGATACTTGTTTAGAATTAATATGAACTATGTATGGTCATTCTTTAATTACCTTGGAAATTTCTTTTGGTATATAGGTAGATTTTCAAACTATATTTGGCCTGTTTTCTTAATTGCCCTAGGTTTAGTGTTTTTTATTAAGAGTAAATAA
- the hpf gene encoding ribosome hibernation-promoting factor, HPF/YfiA family yields the protein MKIISRGKNIQVTEGLKQHIDKRIGKLEKYFEENTEAQVTLSVTKDVHAVDVTVLLNGGMLLRAEEQSSDMYASIDQVIEKLERQTRKYKTRVNRKSRQQSIKDFNGAGAPVPVEDDISEPQIARVKKFNMKPMMTDEAILQMDMLGHDFFVFINGENEEVNVVYKRKNGDYGVIEPEF from the coding sequence ATGAAAATCATATCAAGGGGAAAAAACATTCAAGTAACTGAAGGACTGAAGCAACACATTGACAAACGAATTGGTAAACTTGAAAAATATTTCGAGGAGAATACCGAAGCTCAAGTAACTTTAAGTGTAACAAAAGATGTGCATGCTGTTGATGTAACAGTATTACTAAATGGAGGTATGCTATTAAGGGCTGAAGAACAGTCAAGCGATATGTACGCATCCATAGATCAAGTTATTGAAAAATTAGAAAGACAAACTAGGAAATATAAAACCCGTGTAAATAGAAAGTCCCGTCAACAAAGTATCAAAGATTTCAATGGAGCTGGAGCACCTGTTCCAGTTGAGGATGATATAAGCGAGCCACAAATTGCTAGAGTTAAGAAGTTCAACATGAAGCCTATGATGACTGATGAAGCAATCTTGCAAATGGATATGTTAGGGCATGATTTCTTCGTATTTATCAACGGGGAGAACGAAGAAGTAAATGTTGTTTACAAAAGGAAAAATGGCGACTATGGTGTTATAGAACCAGAATTTTAA
- a CDS encoding methyl-accepting chemotaxis protein, which yields MRRFFRKKQRSDKSVKKKSGFSIRSKLIFSTAIFLCIILGLGAYAISIIGALNNQTTHITTEIIHGVTISQEINTVFSEYGSYEYQHIMSDSQGEMANIEQEMLLKKQRIEELLASYEANITSDEDKGLFTFVNNTWTSYVGRSERVLELSKGDDSAAALTRLRAGDKDFLYIDMKYGLSNLEAYNIALAHESRVEANDNYIFARNLTSSVIGSAILLGLVLQVIIIRSITKPLRLMQSKLDNLVENGGDLKQVIDIRTNDELGSLAETVNRFIGNLRVIVRDISSVAEQLSSSAIQLSSTSQQSSTAAEEVARAIGEIASGSSDQAKETEEGVEFITDLGQLVEKNYRQAQDLNMTTEKVDVLKNEGLEIVSELVEKSQQSSKAAKEVHEIILTTNEAADKIQEASLMIKNIAEQTNLLALNAAIEAARAGEAGRGFAVVADEIRKLAEQSNGFTGQIAEIIGELSNKTVTAVKTMAELGEIVSYQAKSVDETSTKFDGIANSIENMKKAIDVMANSSREMEEKKDKIISIMENLSAISEENAAGTEEASASVQEQTSAMDEIANASHTLSKLAEEMQQKISKFEY from the coding sequence ATGAGAAGGTTCTTTAGAAAAAAGCAAAGATCAGACAAATCTGTTAAGAAAAAAAGTGGTTTTTCTATTAGGAGCAAGTTGATTTTTTCTACAGCGATTTTTCTTTGTATTATTTTGGGTTTGGGTGCCTATGCAATTAGTATAATTGGTGCCTTAAACAATCAAACTACCCACATCACTACTGAAATTATTCATGGAGTGACCATTTCTCAAGAGATTAATACTGTTTTTAGTGAGTATGGATCCTATGAATACCAACATATTATGTCAGACTCACAAGGTGAGATGGCAAATATAGAGCAAGAGATGCTGTTAAAAAAACAGAGAATCGAAGAGCTGCTGGCAAGCTATGAAGCCAATATCACGTCCGATGAAGACAAAGGCTTGTTTACTTTTGTCAACAATACATGGACAAGCTATGTAGGTAGAAGTGAGCGGGTATTAGAGTTGAGTAAGGGGGATGACTCCGCAGCCGCTCTAACTAGGCTAAGAGCTGGGGATAAAGATTTTCTATACATAGATATGAAGTATGGTTTAAGTAACTTAGAAGCATATAATATAGCTCTGGCGCATGAGTCTAGGGTAGAGGCAAATGACAATTATATTTTCGCCAGAAACTTAACTTCCAGTGTTATTGGATCTGCTATATTATTGGGTTTAGTGTTGCAGGTTATAATTATAAGAAGTATAACGAAACCTCTGAGACTAATGCAGAGCAAACTAGATAATCTAGTGGAAAATGGCGGAGACCTTAAGCAAGTCATAGATATAAGGACAAATGATGAGTTAGGTTCTCTAGCAGAAACAGTAAATAGATTCATAGGTAATTTACGGGTAATAGTAAGGGATATCTCCAGCGTAGCAGAACAGTTATCATCTTCTGCTATCCAGCTGAGTTCAACTAGTCAACAATCCTCCACAGCTGCAGAAGAAGTGGCTAGGGCCATTGGGGAAATAGCCAGTGGTTCCAGTGATCAGGCAAAGGAAACAGAAGAAGGTGTGGAATTTATAACTGATCTAGGTCAACTTGTGGAAAAGAATTATCGCCAAGCCCAAGATTTAAATATGACTACTGAAAAAGTCGATGTCCTAAAAAATGAGGGTCTTGAAATAGTAAGTGAGTTAGTTGAGAAATCCCAACAAAGTAGTAAAGCTGCTAAAGAGGTTCATGAAATAATCCTAACCACAAATGAAGCAGCAGATAAGATACAAGAAGCAAGCTTGATGATCAAAAACATCGCAGAGCAAACTAATCTCTTAGCACTAAATGCAGCCATAGAAGCAGCAAGGGCAGGGGAAGCTGGTCGTGGCTTTGCAGTAGTAGCAGATGAGATAAGAAAACTAGCAGAACAATCCAATGGATTTACAGGTCAAATTGCAGAGATTATTGGTGAGTTATCTAACAAGACAGTAACAGCTGTGAAAACAATGGCCGAGCTTGGAGAGATTGTAAGCTACCAAGCTAAGAGTGTAGATGAAACAAGTACAAAGTTTGATGGTATAGCAAATTCCATTGAAAATATGAAAAAAGCCATTGATGTAATGGCTAACTCCAGTAGGGAAATGGAGGAAAAGAAAGATAAGATTATATCTATAATGGAAAATCTATCAGCTATATCTGAAGAAAATGCTGCAGGGACAGAAGAAGCCTCTGCATCAGTTCAAGAGCAAACATCGGCCATGGATGAAATAGCAAATGCCAGCCATACTCTATCTAAGCTAGCAGAAGAAATGCAACAGAAGATATCTAAGTTTGAGTATTAG
- the fliS gene encoding flagellar export chaperone FliS: protein MMNNPYQQYKQTQVSTASPGELVLMLYNGAIKNINVALGHLDRGEKDEFRVKVDKTLDIVTELMVNLSPDGGDITNNLRSLYDFVISRLISGSAKFERKPVEEALPVITGLRDTWQEMLKQGVKKPE from the coding sequence ATGATGAACAATCCGTATCAACAATACAAGCAGACTCAAGTTTCTACGGCATCACCTGGGGAATTGGTTTTAATGCTTTACAATGGGGCTATCAAGAATATTAATGTAGCCTTAGGGCATTTAGACAGAGGCGAGAAGGATGAATTTAGGGTTAAGGTGGACAAGACTCTAGATATCGTTACCGAGCTTATGGTTAACCTAAGTCCAGATGGTGGAGATATTACTAATAACTTGAGATCTTTATATGACTTTGTAATTAGCAGACTTATTAGTGGAAGTGCGAAATTCGAGAGAAAACCGGTAGAAGAAGCATTACCTGTTATAACTGGCCTAAGGGATACATGGCAGGAGATGTTAAAGCAGGGTGTTAAAAAGCCTGAGTAG